A stretch of the Aspergillus puulaauensis MK2 DNA, chromosome 6, nearly complete sequence genome encodes the following:
- a CDS encoding uncharacterized protein (COG:C,H;~EggNog:ENOG410Q2BI;~InterPro:IPR036188,IPR002938,IPR036249,IPR038220, IPR012941;~PFAM:PF07976,PF01494;~go_function: GO:0071949 - FAD binding [Evidence IEA]), whose translation MALRTSHTDLLIIGAGPAGLMAACWASQFRGMSTRIIDEKPHRTETGHADGIHSRTLEIFDSFGMADPILRKGVREVEMSYWAVNKDTENLECQHRVQSQPEGLSRFPQTLLNQGEVEQVMLDYLEERGRVQVERQKRADRIYFTDDDNDTHPVVVETKALKADRMMHLLRPEDLEEHAAQVTEAIHARYIIACDGAKSLAREQLGVQLEARSTDSMWGVVDIVPITDFPDIRQSCAIHSDEFGSVMTAPRENHLVRFYIQLKGDSGLEKKALSQSDETPDALIQLIQRALHPYSLTYKYCDWWSLYPIKQCLANQFQVKNRAFLAGDAAHTHSPKAGQGMNVSIQDTYNLVWKLGSVITGTLDSKVLQTYQLERHPVAEELMAMDSRLVHAYEDSKASISEVSKIREEYTGFMSGVEVTYQPNVLVSSGERGESTTATNIKLGMRFRTVPVLNQASACTIQLTELLSSNGAWRLLVFSGDLQQKKNVDRLTKFAEQPGFQEWQHPVDVILIHPGPRTSVNLLELPEMFHPFDKKLGWDYGRVFADDGAYGGGNGHAYEEYGIDRHSGCLALCRPDQHVAWIGGLEQASRLDAYFSALHSLDTFDN comes from the exons ATGGCGCTGCGAACATCCCACACAGACCTCCTAATAATCGGCGCCGGCCCAGCAGGGCTGATGGCCGCATGCTGGGCCAGCCAGTTTCGCGGAATGTCGACGAGGATAATTGACGAAAAGCCGCACCGAACAGAGACCGGTCATGCAGACGGCATCCACAGCCGCACGCTGGAGATTTTTGATAGTTTTGGCATGGCGGATCCGATTCTGCGGAAGGGCGTGCGGGAGGTGGAGATGAGTTATTGG GCTGTGAATAAGGATACGGAAAACCTGGAGTGTCAGCACCGGGTGCAGTCCCAGCCTGAGGGCCTCTCGAGATTCCCGCAGACATTGCTGAATCAGGGCGAGGTAGAGCAGGTTATGCTTGATTACTTGGAGGAGCGCGGACGGGTGCAGGTTGAAAGACAGAAGCGTGCAGACAGGATATACTTCAccgatgatgataatgataCTCACCCTGTAGTCGTGGAAACCAAGGCCCTGAAGGCAGATCGCATGATGCATTTACTTCGGCCGGAAGACCTCGAAGAACACGCTGCGCAAGTGACGGAGGCCATCCACGCGCGGTATATCATCGCGTGTGATGGCGCAAAAAGTCTCGCTAGGGAACAGCTCGGCGTACAGCTGGAGGCTAGATCGACAGATTCAATGTGGGGGGTCGTTGACATCGTCCCGATTACGGACTTTC CTGATATCCGTCAATCTTGCGCCATTCATTCCGATGAATTCGGTAGCGTAATGACAGCGCCCAGAGAGAACCACCTCGTTCGGTTTTATATTCAACTAAAGGGAGACTCGGGCCTGGAAAAGAAGGCTTTGAGTCAGTCGGACGAGACCCCAGATGCATtgatccagctcatccaacGTGCTTTACACCCGTATAGCCTGACGTACAAATATTGCGACTGGTGGTCTTTATATCCT ATAAAGCAGTGCCTTGCCAATCAGTTCCAAGTCAAGAATCG TGCCTTCCTCGCAGGCGACGCGGCACATACCCATTCACCCAAAGCCGGCCAGGGTATGAATGTCTCTATCCAAGATACATACAACCTCGTATGGAAACTGGGTTCAGTAATCACCGGAACCTTGGACTCAAAAGTCCTGCAGACGTATCAGCTCGAACGACACCCGGTAGCCGAGGAGCTAATGGCAATGGATTCTCGGCTAGTCCATGCTTACGAGGACAGTAAAGCTTCTATAAGCGAGGTCAGCAAAATACGGGAGGAATATACCGGGTTCATGTCTGGAGTTGAGGTAACGTACCAGCCGAATGTGCTTGTTTCGAGTGGTGAGCGTGGTGAAtcgacaacagcaacgaaTATCAAACTAGGAATGCGGTTTAGGACTGTTCCAGTTTTAAACCAGGCTTCTGCGTGCACGATACAACTGACAGAGTTGTTGTCGAGCAACGGGGCGTGGAGGCTCCTGGTTTTCTCTGGTGACCTACAACAGAAAAAGAATGTTGATCGGTTGACCAAATTTGCAGAGCAACCTGGATTCCAAGAATGGCAGCACCCAGTTGACGTGATTCTGATTCATCCAGGCCCGAGAACGTCTGTCAACCTCTTAGAACTACCTGAGATGTTCCATCCATTTGACAAGAAACTAGGATGGGACTACGGCAGGgtcttcgccgacgacggcgcGTATGGAGGCGGCAACGGCCACGCGTATGAAGAATATGGAATCGACAGACACTCGGGCTGTCTTGCCCTATGCCGTCCAGACCAGCATGTCGCCTGGATTGGAGGCTTGGAGCAGGCCTCTCGTTTAGACGCCTACTTCTCAGCGTTGCATAGTCTAGACACGTTTGATAATTAA
- a CDS encoding class I SAM-dependent methyltransferase (COG:S;~EggNog:ENOG410Q21D;~InterPro:IPR019257,IPR017804,IPR017805;~PFAM:PF10017;~go_function: GO:0008168 - methyltransferase activity [Evidence IEA]), with protein sequence MFESISTPPLPVGPTPSDPPITQIIDIRSDKKDVELREALQQSIHSDNAALPDLLLWDEQGLQYFEDVTYCLSYYLTQEEIGLLEKHRLQIADRIQPGTMLVELGSGNLRKTRILLDALEELGRPVDYFALDVSYPELQRTLRPVAEGHYRHVRCFGLLGTYDDGRQWLQHPDVQARPKTILYLGSTLGNFQKPDAAEFLASFTPANCSFLLGLDGCKDPHLVSQAYNDPNGVNYRFVKNGLVRANKILGYDAFDLDSWEVSGSWDEDEGAHSQYYHPVVDVSLDGTHIPAGRRLLAARSHKYDSNDQHQLCQRAGLTVVDSWSSDSMYRKSLVRTSVHKAR encoded by the exons ATGTTCGAAAGCATTTCTACACCTCCATTGCCTGTTGGGCCGACTCCCTCTGACCCTCCTATTACACAAATAATTGACATCCGTTCGGATAAGAAAGACGTTGAGCTGCGCGAAGCTCTACAGCAAAGCATCCATAGTGACAACGCTGCCCTGCCGGACCTCCTGCTCTGGGACGAACAGGGTCTGCAGTATTTCGAGGATGTCACATACTGCCTTTCCTACTATCTAACACAGGAGGAAATTGGCCTCCTTGAAAAACACAGACTCCAGATTGCCGATCGCATCCAGCCAGGAACTATGCTCGTCGAGTTGGGGAGTGG AAACCTACGCAAGACCAGAATCCTGCTTGACGCTctcgaggaacttggccGCCCCGTCGATTACTTCGCCCTCGATGTCTCCTATCCCGAGCTGCAGCGTACCTTGCGTCCAGTCGCTGAGGGACACTACCGACATGTGCGGTGTTTCGGGTTACTAGGAACATATGATGACGGGCGGCAGTGGCTGCAGCATCCAGATGTCCAGGCACGTCCGAAAACCATACTGTATCTTGGATCGACTCTTGGAAATTTCCAGAAACCAGACGCGGCGGAGTTCCTGGCCAGTTTCACGCCCGCCAATTGCTCTTTTCTCCTCGGTTTGGATGGGTGCAAAGATCCGCATCTGGTCTCGCAGGCGTACAATGACCCAAATGGGGTAAATTACCGGTTTGTCAAGAATGGTTTGGTGCGAGCGAATAAAATCCTGGGCTACGATGCTTTTGACCTTGACAGCTGGGAGGTCTCCGGCAGTtgggatgaggacgaagggGCTCATAGCCAGTACTATCACCCCGTTGTTGATGTCTCCCTGGACGGAACGCATATTCCTGCAGGACGCAGGCTTCTGGCTGCCCGCAGTCACAAATATGATTCCAATGATCAGCATCAACTGTGCCAGAGAGCCGGCTTAACCGTCGTGGACTCTTGGTCGTCGGACAGTATGTATCGTAAGTCTCTCGTCCGCACCTCTGTTCACAAAGCTCGCTAG